Proteins from a single region of Fundulus heteroclitus isolate FHET01 chromosome 12, MU-UCD_Fhet_4.1, whole genome shotgun sequence:
- the LOC118565092 gene encoding LOW QUALITY PROTEIN: uncharacterized protein LOC118565092 (The sequence of the model RefSeq protein was modified relative to this genomic sequence to represent the inferred CDS: inserted 2 bases in 1 codon) gives MKCLDRDNEVQRSGLVPGETQEEPGQEATHRAQSLHVPQTLNPSRVIPQQRIKWPPASRRSEWQQFDEDVSNIIQATAKGDVDSRLTSMTTVIVSYARERFGQVDKGKSKSTPYTMSRRATRIHHLRQELRTLKKQYKAAMEEEKQPLAELKNILCKKLMTLRRAEWHRRRGRERARKRAAFIANPFGFTKRLLGDKRSGRLECSIEQVNQFLQDTGSDPLRDQELEPNKALISPDPPTTEFNLKEPSLKEVEEVVKAARSASAPGPSGTPYLVYKPCPGILRHLWRIMKVIWRRGKVANQWRHAEGVWIPKEENSQDISQFRSISLLSVEGKVFFSIVSRRLTESLLKNSYIDPSVQKGGISTPGCLEHTGVVTQLIREAHENKGDLAVLWLDLANAYGSIPHKLVELALHLHHVPSKIKDLILDYYNDFRMRVTSGSETSDWHRIGKGIITGCTISVVLFSLAMNMVVKSAEVECRGPLTKSGVRQPPIRAYMDDLTVTTASVPGCRWILHGLEKLISWARMSFKPSKSRSMVLKKGKVMDKFRFSISGTVIPTITEQPVKSLGKLFDSTLKDSVAIQKASLELGAWLTKVDKSGLPGRFKAWIYQHSILPRILWPLLIYAVPMTAVESLERKISSFLRKWLGLPRSLTSAALYGTSNILQLPFSGLTEEFMVARTREALQYRDSKDGKVSAAGIEVRTGRKWKAREALELAESRLRQKALVGTVATGRAGLSGFQMDSGSRNFKERHHLIQEEVRAGVEEERVSRAVGLRQQGAWTRWESALQRRITWTNILQRDFQRVRFLVQAVYDALPSPANLHVWGKSETPSCPLCSGRGSLEHLLSGCPKALADGRYRWRHDQVLKAVAESVASAINSSNKQQAPKKAISFVRAGEKPRANQRATIGLLYTASDWQLQVDLGKQLRFPQHIATTTLRPDMIMTSQSSKHLIILELTVPWEENIEEANERKRAKYQELVEECRGAGWKTFYEPIEVGCRGFAGRSLCKVLSRLGIVGASKKRAIKSASEAAEKATRWLWIRRADPWAAXLGRKSGPDHPRLGRLGEGV, from the exons ATGAAATGCCTGGACAGAGACAATGAGGTACAACGCTCAGGTCTTGTACCTGGTGAGACGCAGGAGGAGCCCGGCCAGGAGGCAACCCACAGAGCCCAGTCCCTCCACGTACCTCAGACTCTCAACCCTAGCAGAGTAATTCCACAGCAGCGGATTAAGTGGCCCCCAGCCAGCAGGAGGAGCGAGTGGCAGCAGTTCGATGAGGATGTGTCCAACATCATCCAGGCCACAGCCAAAGGAGACGTGGACAGCCGCCTTACATCGATGACCACTGTCATTGTCAGCTACGCCCGGGAAAGATTTGGACAGGTGGACAAAGGAAAATCGAAATCCACTCCCTACACAATGAGCCGCAGAGCCACCCGGATACACCATCTACGCCAGGAGCTTCGCACCCTGAAGAAGCAGTACAAGGCTGCTATGGAGGAGGAGAAACAACCCTTGGCGGAACTGAAGAACATCCTGTGCAAGAAGCTGATGACGCTTCGTAGAGCAGAGTGGCATCGGAGAAGGGGTAGAGAGCGGGCAAGGAAGCGAGCAGCTTTCATCGCCAATCCCTTTGGCTTTACCAAACGACTCCTTGGGGACAAGCGCAGTGGCCGGCTTGAGTGCTCCATAGAGCAAGTAAATCAGTTCCTCCAGGACACTGGGAGTGACCCGTTGAGAGACCAGGAGCTGGAGCCTAACAAAGCTCTAATCAGCCCAGATCCCCCTACAACGGAGTTCAACCTGAAGGAGCCAAGCCTAAAGGAGGTTGAGGAGGTCGTCAAGGCAGCCCGCTCTGCATCAGCACCAGGCCCCAGTGGAACCCCTTACCTGGTCTACAAGCCTTGCCCAGGGATTCTTCGGCACCTGTGGAGGATCATGAAGGTGATCTGGAGAAGGGGAAAAGTGGCCAACCAGTGGAGGCATGCTGAAGGAGTTTGGATCCCCAAAGAGGAGAACTCACAAGACATCAGTCAGTTTAGATCCATCTCACTGTTGAGCGTGGAAGGGAAGGTGTTCTTCAGCATCGTCTCAAGAAGACTGACAGAGTCCCTCCTCAAGAACAGCTACATTGACCCATCTGTACAGAAGGGAGGGATCTCGACTCCTGGCTGCTTGGAACACACTGGGGTCGTCACACAACTCATCAGAGAGGCCCATGAGAACAAAGGCGACCTAGCTGTGTTGTGGTTGGACCTGGCCAACGCCTATGGGTCCATACCACACAAGTTGGTTGAGCTTGCTCTCCACCTCCACCATGTTCCCAGTAAGATCAAGGACCTGATCCTGGATTACTACAATGATTTCAGGATGAGAGTTACTTCTGGGTCAGAGACTTCGGACTGGCATCGTATTGGGAAGGGGATAATTACAGGCTGCACCATCTCTGTTGTCCTCTTCTCTTTAGCCATGAACATGGTGGTAAAGTCAGCTGAGGTGGAATGTAGAGGGCCCCTGACCAAGTCAGGTGTGCGACAGCCTCCCATCAGAGCCTACATGGATGACCTGACCGTAACGACTGCGTCAGTCCCAGGGTGCAGGTGGATCCTGCATGGCCTCGAAAAGCTTATCTCCTGGGCAAGGATGAGTTTTAAGCCCTCCAAGTCAAGATCCATGGTCCTGAAGAAGGGGAAGGTGATGGACAAGTTCCGGTTCTCCATCTCAGGAACTGTCATCCCAACCATCACAGAGCAACCCGTGAAGAGCTTGGGGAAACTCTTCGACTCCACCCTGAAGGACTCAGTAGCCATCCAGAAGGCCAGCTTGGAACTTGGAGCCTGGCTTACCAAGGTAGACAAGTCTGGCCTACCCGGTAGGTTTAAAGCCTGGATCTACCAGCACTCAATCCTGCCCCGCATCCTCTGGCCTCTGCTGATTTATGCAGTCCCAATGACAGCAGTGGAGTCCCTAGAGAGGAAGATCAGCAGCTTTCTTCGAAAGTGGCTGGGACTTCCTCGCAGCCTCACCAGCGCTGCCCTGTATGGGACGAGTAACATCCTGCAGCTTCCTTTCAGTGGCCTCACAGAAGAATTCATGGTGGCACGCACCAGAGAAGCGCTGCAGTACAGGGACTCGAAGGACGGCAAAGTTTCAGCAGCTGGCATAGAGGTGAGAACAGGAAGGAAGTGGAAGGCCAGGGAAGCGTTGGAGCTGGCAGAGTCGCGCCTTCGACAGAAGGCACTAGTGGGAACTGTGGCAACAGGCAGAGCAGGCCT GTCCGGCTTCcagatggactctggaagccggaactTTAAGGAAAGGCACCACCTGATCCAGGAGGAAGTCAGAGCAGGTGTGGAGGAAGAGCGTGTGAGTAGGGCAGTAGGACTACGGCAACAGGGGGCCTGGACAAGGTGGGAGAGCGCTTTACAGCGAAGGATTACCTGGACAAACATCTTGCAGCGAGATTTCCAGCGGGTTCGCTTCCTGGTCCAGGCTGTCTACGATGCCCTGCCAAGCCCAGCAAACCTCCATGTGTGGGGAAAAAGTGAGACCCCTTCCTGCCCGCTATGCTCTGGTAGAGGCTCTTTAGAACACCTCCTTAGCGGCTGCCCGAAGGCTCTGGCAGATGGTCGCTATCGCTGGCGCCATGACCAGGTGCTCAAGGCAGTCGCTGAGAGCGTAGCCTCAGCCATCAACTCCAGCAACAAACAACAGGCACCAAAGAAGGCAATCTCCTTTGTCAGAGCTGGAGAAAAACCCAGAGCAAACCAACGGGCTACAATAGGCCTGCTCTACACAGCATCTGACTGGCAGCTGCAGGTCGACCTGGGTAAGCAACTAAGGTTCCCCCAGCACATCGCAACAACAACCCTCCGCCCAGATATGATCATGACCTCTCAGTCATCAAAACATCTGATCATACTGGAACTGACAGTGCCCTGGGAAGAAAACATCGAGGAAGCCAATGAGAGGAAGAGGGCTAAATACCAGGAACTGGTGGAGGAGTGCAGGGGGGCAGGCTGGAAGACATTCTATGAGCCTATAGAGGTAGGCTGTAGGGGTTTTGCAGGGAGGTCCCTGTGCAAGGTCCTCAGCCGCCTGGGCATCGTAGGAGCGTCTAAGAAGAGGGCCATCAAATCCGCAAGTGAAGCCGCTGAAAAGGCCACTAGGTGGCTTTGGATAAGGAGGGCAGATCCGTGGGCAGC ACTGGGACGCAAGTCGGGGCCTGATCACCCCCGGCTGGGTCGTCTGGGTGAGGGTGTATGA